A portion of the Bactrocera neohumeralis isolate Rockhampton chromosome 2, APGP_CSIRO_Bneo_wtdbg2-racon-allhic-juicebox.fasta_v2, whole genome shotgun sequence genome contains these proteins:
- the LOC126759869 gene encoding twinfilin has product MSHQTGIKANEKLTKVFAKSKNGKLRVIKVSIENEELNCTATVDVKKDWERDYDKLIGPLIEENVPCYILYRLDSKTSLGYAWLLLSWVPDTATIRQKMVYASTKATLKNEFGSAHITEEIHATSIEETTFEGYVRHKQDFAAPAPLTTREEELVELRKTEINTDINTDTRHQTLGGVACPLTDATVLAIKDLLRGSYDYLQFRIDLEEERIHVSKAAVVSLIDLPRQIPDENARYHLYLFKHTHEGDYQEAFIFIYSMPGYTCSVRERMMYSSCKAPFLDTLNALGVTVVKKLEIDSGAELTEEFLLEELHPRKLASRPAFAKPKGPPNRGAKRLTRPQEQS; this is encoded by the exons AGGTATCAATAGAAAATG AGGAGTTGAATTGCACTGCTACAGTAGATGTGAAGAAAGACTGGGAAAGAGACTATGACAAATTGATAGGTCCATTAATAGAAGAAAATGTACCATGTTATATTCTCTACCGTTTGGATAGTAAAACATCGTTGGGATATGCATGGCTTCTGCTGAGCTGGGTACCAGATACCGCCACAATACGACAAAAGATGGTTTACGCATCTACAAAAGCGACACTTAAAAATGAATTCGGTTCAGCTCATATCACCGAGGAAATACATGCGACATCAATAGAAGAGACCACCTTTGAAGGATATGTAAGACATAAACAAGACTTCGCGGCACCAGCGCCATTAACAACGCGCGAAGAAGAGCTTGTAGAATTACGCAAAACTGAAATCAACACCGATATTAATACCGACACGCGACACCAAACTTTAGGTGGTGTTGCCTGCCCACTGACTGACGCCACTGTGCTAGCTATAAAGGATTTGCTTCGCGGTTCATATGACTATCTACAATTTCGAATCGATCTTGAAGAGGAACGTATACATGTCTCCAAAGCAGCTGTGGTGTCGTTGATTGATTTGCCTCGTCAAATTCCTGACGAAAATGCACGTTATCATTTATATCTCTTTAAACATACTCATGAAGGTGACTATCAAGaggcatttattttcatttattctatGCCAGGGTACACATGTTCGGTACGTGAACGTATGATGTATTCCAGCTGTAAAGCTCCCTTTTTGGATACTCTGAATGCCCTTGGAGTGACTGTGGTGAAAAAG ttAGAAATTGATAGCGGCGCAGAATTGACTGAGGAGTTTCTGCTCGAGGAACTTCATCCTAGAAAACTTGCCAGCAGACCCGCGTTTGCAAAACCTAAAGGCCCACCGAACCGCGGTGCAAAACGTTTGACTCGTCCACAAGAACAATCTTAA
- the LOC126759876 gene encoding RPII140-upstream gene protein → MNFIRNGRRILLAGILPSLPGDPTQNDIVSKDTKTYKAYLQSKPDLNESGLDRLKDMFQVDEFGSISSELNSIYQAGFVGFLFGAIYGGVIQSRAAYLNFMESNQATAFKSHLDAKRKLQDEVTMSFARGGFKWGWRVGLFTTSYFGIITCVSVYRGKSSIFEYIGAGFVTGSLYKINLGLRGMAAGGIIGGVLGSIAGAASLALLYASGTSMEEIRYWQYKWRLERENMVHEAMKKQEDDAYQKPGIFKEHDVKVGDKITLDPIK, encoded by the exons atgaattttattagaaatggcagaagaataCTCTTAGCTGGTATTCTGCCAAGTTTACCGGGCGATCCAACACAGAATGACATAGTTTCCAAAGACACAAAAACATACAAGGCATATCTACAAAGCAAGCCTGATCTAAATGAAAGTGGTTTGGATCGACTTAAGGATATGTTTCAAGTTGA TGAATTCGGCAGTATCTCTTCCGAGTTGAACTCTATTTATCAGGCAGGTTTTGTTGGTTTTCTATTCGGAGCTATCTACGGCGGTGTTATACAATCGAGAGCAGCCTATTTGAACTTCATGGAAAGCAATCAAGCAACCGCATTTAAGTCACATCTCGACGCGAAG CGTAAATTACAAGATGAAGTAACCATGAGCTTCGCGAGAGGTGGCTTTAAATGGGGATGGCGTGTTGGTCTATTCACAACTTCATACTT cGGAATAATAACCTGTGTTTCGGTTTATCGAGGGAAGTCTtccatatttgaatatattggAGCTGGCTTTGTAACTGgcagtttatataaaataaatttggggcTCCGAGGAATGGCCGCTGGAGGCATTATTGGTGGTGTGTTGGGAAGTATTGCCGGTGCCGCATCATTGGCACTTCTCTATGCATCCGGTACTTCTATGGAAGAAATTCGTTACTGGCAATATAAATGGCGGCTAGAACGGGAAAATATGGTGCACGAAGCAATGAAG AAACAAGAAGATGATGCTTACCAAAAACCCGGAATTTTTAAAGAGCACGACGTAAAAGTAGGCGATAAAATAACTCTGGATCCCATTAAGTAA
- the LOC126754018 gene encoding 60S ribosome subunit biogenesis protein NIP7 homolog, translating to MKRLSDERAKILFEKLSKYIGTNVKQLIDRPDGTYCFREHRDRVYYVSERILKLSECFGPEKLVCVGTCFGKFSKTNKLKFHITALYYLAPYAQYKVWVKPSFEQQYLYGNHIPKSGLGRITENAGQYQGVVVYSMNDLPLGFGVLARSTTECKTADPMTTVCFHQSDIGEYIRSEDTLF from the exons ATGAAGAGATTAAGTGACGAACGTGCCAAGATACTTTTTGAAAAGTTGTCGAAATA CATTGGCACCAATGTAAAGCAACTGATTGACCGCCCGGATGGTACGTATTGCTTCCGAGAGCACAGAGATCGCGTTTATTATGTATCTGAACGTATATTAAAACTGTCTGAGTGCTTTGGTCCCGAAAAACTTGTCTGTGTTGGCACATGCTTTGGAAAGTTttctaaaacaaataaactgaAGTTTCATATAACGGCGTTGTACTATTTGGCACCTTACGCTCAATATAAAGTGTGGGTGAAACCCTCATTTGAGCAACAGTATCTATATGGCAATCACATACCAAAATCTGGTCTAGGACGTATAACGGAGAATGCCGGTCAATACCAAGGTGTTGTGGTATATTCTATGAATGATTTACCTTTAGGCTTCGGTGTGTTGGCACGTTCCACAACGGAATGTAAGACTGCAGATCCAATGACCACCGTTTGCTTCCATCAGTCAGACATTGGCGAGTACATAAGATCGGAGGATAcgctattttag
- the LOC126756720 gene encoding sodium-independent sulfate anion transporter, with translation MKTNPALDHVYVNDGFKCSSISITTNGTEQNGGSGGSQGSNEFILTADGKKMIPPIKTVDCAKAWVQDRTRRTFNRKTLYKRLPILNWLPKYSKDDAVGDVVAGLTVGLTVIPQALAYAGVAGLPAAYGLYGSFLGCFIYIFLGNCKDVPVGPSAIVALLTFQTAKGSWQLAVLLSLLCGIVELFMGIFGLGFLLDFVSGPVSSGFTSAVSLIIVASQIKDILGIPAPGTTFLEILTHIYENIKETRASDTVLGLTCIVVLLMMRLLSSFKLGPKEPTLRSKTQNVLNKIIWLIGTSRNAILVIACGILGYILHSEDGNIPFRVIGYIPEGMPAVQPPPFHMSANETASGHEEGFIDMVKNLGSGLIVLPLISLMETVSIAKAFGNGKPVDASQELIAIGVANIANSFVQSFPSTGALSRGAVNNASGVRTPLSNIYSSSLVILALIFFTPYFFFIPKSTLAAIIIAAVMFMVEVRVIKPMWRAKKSDLLPGLGTFVACLVLPLEIGILIGVGLNVIFILYHAARPKITTEILTTSAGNEYLMITPDRCLMFPSVDYVRNLVTKHSMRQNVPVVIDASHIYGADFTAATVIESLLNDFAARAQLLFFYNLKPSICALFETLSPAEFVVYYQEEQLDQLLKDRNYEQKKTITV, from the exons ATGAAGACAAATCCCGCATTGGATCACGTGTATGTGAACGATGGTTTCAAGTGTTCTTCGATCAGCATTACAACGAACGGTACGGAACAGAACGGTGGTAGTGGCGGATCGCAAGGATCAAACGAGTTTATAT TAACCGCAGACGGCAAAAAGATGATTCCACCTATTAAGACAGTGGACTGCGCCAAAGCATGGGTGCAGGATCGCACCAGGCGCACCTTCAACCGCAAGACGCTCTACAAACGCCTGCCCATACTCAATTGGTTACCGAAATATTCCAAAGACGATGCTGTGGGTGATGTGGTTGCCGGACTCACTGTCGGTCTAACCGTTATACCACAAGCGCTAGCGTATGCTGGTGTAGCCGGGCTGCCTGCAGCG TACGGTTTATATGGTTCCTTCTTAGGCtgtttcatttacattttcctCGGCAACTGCAAGGATGTGCCCGTGGGTCCCTCCGCCATTGTGGCGTTGCTGACCTTCCAAACCGCCAAAGGTTCATGGCAATTAGCGGTGTTACTCAGTCTGCTTTGTGGCATTGTGGAATTGTTTATGGGCATTTTCGGCTTGGGTTTTCTGCTGGACTTCGTTTCCGGTCCAGTCTCATCCGGTTTCACATCGGCCGTTTCACTGATCATCGTTGCATCGCAAATTAAAGACATATTGGGTATACCGGCGCCCGGTACGACATTCCTGGAAATTTTAACGCATATTTACGAAAATATCAAAGAGACACGCGCCTCGGATACGGTTTTGGGTCTCACCTGCATTGTGGTGCTGCTGATGATGcgg CTGCTGTCATCATTTAAGCTCGGTCCCAAAGAACCCACACTCCGCTCGAAGACACAGAATGTGCTCAACAAAATCATTTGGCTCATTGGCACCTCGCGCAATGCCATACTGGTGATTGCCTGTGGCATTTTGGGCTATATTTTACATAGCGAGGATGGCAATATACCGTTCCGTGTTATTGGCTACATTCCAGAGGGCATGCCTGCCGTACAACCCCCACCATTCCATATGTCGGCCAATGAAACAGCCTCTGGGCATGAAGAAGGCTTCATAGACATGGTGAAAAATCTTGGTTCTGGTCTCATTGTCTTGCCGCTCATATCTTTGATGGAAACTGTCTCTATAGCCAAAGCTTTTG GCAACGGCAAACCGGTTGACGCCTCACAGGAGCTCATCGCTATTGGTGTTGCAAACATCGCAAACTCGTTCGTGCAGAGCTTCCCATCCACCGGCGCACTGAGTCGTGGCGCTGTCAACAATGCAAGTGGCGTCCGAACCCCACTAAGCAATATCTATTCGAGCTCTTTGGTCATACTTGCTTTGATCTTCTTCACACCCTACTTCTTCTTCATACCGAAATCAACGCTGGCGGCGATCATTATTGCTGCCGTTATGTTTATGGTGGAAGTACGCGTAATCAAACCAATGTGGCGCGCAAAGA AGAGTGATCTGCTACCCGGCCTCGGCACATTCGTTGCTTGCTTGGTTTTGCCGTTGGAAATCGGCATACTAATCGGTGTCGGCTTAAATGTTATCTTCATTTTGTACCACGCGGCGCGTCCCAAAATCACCACCGAAATTCTCACCACATCGGCGGGCAATGAGTATCTGATGATCACGCCCGATCGTTGCTTAATGTTCCCCTCGGTGGATTATGTACGCAATCTGGTGACAAAGCACTCGATGCGACAGAATGTGCCCGTCGTCATTGATGCCTCACATATTTACGGTGCGGACTTTACTGCGGCCACTGTTATAGAGTCGCTGCTGAACGACTTCGCAGCGCGTGCTCAGCTCTTGTTCTTCTACAATCTGAAACCCAGTATTTGCGCGTTATTCGAAACGCTATCGCCGGCGGAATTCGTCGTCTACTATCAGGAGGAGCAGCTGGATCAATTATTGAAGGATCGTAATTATGAGCAAAAGAAAACGATAACGGTGTAG